One region of Rhodothermus profundi genomic DNA includes:
- a CDS encoding VPS10 domain-containing protein, protein MRKLTAVLLGWLIVPLAWAQIDTARVHGLTARQIGPAGMSGRVVALAVEPGNPDVIYVGAASGGLWRSEDGGVTWTPLFDKQPVPSIGAIAIDPNNPDVIWVGTGEGTPRNSASVGNGVYKSVDRGRTWMHLGLEESERIQTIVIDPRNSDVVYVAALGPAWRDGGQRGLYKTTDGGKTWTKILGDNERTGADKILMDPRNPDKLIVSLWEYRRWPWFFKSGGPGSGLYITYDGGQTWKRITAKEGLPEGELGRMGLALAPSNPDVVYALIEAKRSGLYRSDDGGHTWRKVNDELNLHYRPFYFSLLQVDPTNENRLYYGQYDLRVSEDGGKTFRPLAPASLVHPDHHALIVHPDDPRYLIDGNDGGVYISRDRGRTWRFVENLPLGQYYHIDFDMDMPYNIYGGMQDNGSWRGPAYVWQRGGIRNHLFQEVGFGDGFHTTWDRSNPRYGYSMSQRGFLMRYDLVTGERKDIRPAPPADTVELRFNWNAGFAVDPFDPETIYLGSQFVHRSTDRGETWEIISPDLTTNNPEWQQQLKSGGLTYDVTGAENFTTITVIAPSPVERGVIWVGTDDGQVHLTRDGGKTWVNLSRRIKGVPEFTWVPHIEPSPFNAAEAYVVFDNHRRGDWTPYIFKTTDYGRTWTALSTEGIQGYCHVIRQDPVEPRLLYLGTEFGLYISTDGGDHWTKWHEGIPTVPVRDIRVHPREHDLIVGTHGRSAYVIDDIRALRLLAREGNQVLEDSLRILTVRDGIAVTLKYADGSRFPAHGIFRGENRPLGALITYQVLPKGDPDSVRVTVEIVDAEGTVIRKLQGPAKPGINRVVWDLRRKGPEFPSLEAPRRRPDRERPGVTVLPGTYKVRLKLEGRADSAEVQVLPDPRLPVTEAERRAKFAALMRVERNIETAAEAMKRLRKTRQALQHLLEKIRERKDTLAREVRQEARRLQQRLDSLRYQIVQKEVQGLLRDPRVLAAQLGYVYRSLQSSWDAPTPAQLKYLEIAEKRMQEILDQINRFYAEELPPFRAKVEALALEWIPAFEKPLAMPARQ, encoded by the coding sequence ATGCGCAAACTAACCGCCGTGCTTCTTGGATGGCTCATCGTTCCCCTTGCCTGGGCCCAGATTGACACCGCGCGGGTTCATGGCTTAACAGCCCGGCAGATTGGTCCGGCCGGGATGAGTGGCCGCGTGGTTGCGCTGGCCGTGGAGCCGGGCAATCCGGACGTGATCTACGTGGGCGCTGCCAGTGGTGGACTCTGGCGCAGCGAAGATGGGGGGGTGACATGGACGCCACTTTTTGACAAACAGCCCGTCCCTTCCATCGGCGCTATTGCTATCGACCCCAACAATCCGGATGTGATCTGGGTGGGCACCGGTGAAGGGACGCCGCGCAACAGTGCCTCGGTGGGTAACGGCGTCTACAAAAGCGTAGATCGAGGGCGAACCTGGATGCATCTTGGACTGGAAGAGAGCGAGCGCATTCAGACCATTGTCATTGATCCGCGCAACTCCGATGTCGTCTACGTAGCCGCCCTGGGACCGGCCTGGCGCGATGGAGGACAGCGCGGACTCTACAAAACTACGGACGGGGGCAAGACGTGGACAAAGATTCTGGGCGACAATGAGCGCACTGGCGCCGACAAGATTCTGATGGATCCCCGCAATCCAGACAAGTTGATCGTCAGTCTCTGGGAATACCGACGCTGGCCCTGGTTCTTCAAGTCAGGCGGGCCGGGTTCCGGGCTCTACATCACCTATGATGGCGGCCAGACCTGGAAGCGCATCACAGCAAAAGAAGGACTGCCTGAGGGAGAACTGGGCCGGATGGGGCTGGCGCTGGCCCCCTCAAATCCAGATGTGGTGTACGCCCTGATTGAAGCCAAGCGGAGCGGACTGTACCGCTCGGACGATGGCGGACACACCTGGCGCAAAGTGAACGATGAGCTCAACTTACACTATCGCCCCTTCTATTTCTCGTTGCTTCAGGTTGATCCGACCAATGAAAACCGGCTTTACTACGGCCAGTACGACCTCCGCGTGAGCGAAGACGGCGGCAAGACGTTTCGCCCCCTGGCTCCGGCCAGTCTCGTGCATCCTGACCATCACGCGCTCATCGTGCATCCGGATGATCCCCGGTACCTGATCGATGGCAACGACGGCGGTGTGTACATCTCTCGAGATCGCGGGCGCACCTGGCGTTTTGTTGAAAACCTGCCGCTTGGCCAGTATTACCATATTGATTTCGACATGGACATGCCGTACAACATTTACGGCGGCATGCAAGACAACGGCTCCTGGCGCGGCCCTGCCTACGTGTGGCAGCGCGGAGGCATTCGCAACCACCTCTTTCAGGAAGTAGGGTTTGGCGATGGGTTTCACACGACCTGGGACCGGAGCAACCCGCGTTACGGCTACAGCATGTCGCAACGGGGATTTCTGATGCGGTACGATCTGGTTACCGGCGAACGCAAAGACATCCGGCCTGCTCCGCCTGCTGATACCGTGGAGTTGCGCTTCAACTGGAATGCCGGCTTTGCCGTAGATCCGTTTGATCCAGAGACCATTTACCTGGGCAGCCAGTTCGTTCACAGAAGCACAGATCGCGGAGAAACCTGGGAAATTATCAGCCCGGACCTGACTACCAACAACCCCGAGTGGCAGCAGCAGCTCAAAAGCGGAGGATTGACCTACGACGTAACCGGTGCCGAAAACTTTACCACCATCACGGTCATTGCGCCCAGTCCGGTCGAACGCGGCGTGATCTGGGTGGGGACAGACGATGGGCAGGTCCATCTCACGCGAGACGGAGGAAAAACCTGGGTCAACCTTTCCCGACGCATTAAAGGGGTGCCCGAATTTACCTGGGTGCCCCATATCGAACCCTCGCCGTTCAATGCGGCAGAGGCATATGTGGTGTTCGATAACCACCGCCGCGGCGACTGGACGCCCTACATTTTCAAGACAACCGACTACGGACGCACCTGGACAGCGCTTTCTACCGAAGGTATTCAGGGGTATTGCCACGTCATTCGCCAGGATCCAGTGGAGCCCCGGCTGCTTTACCTGGGCACCGAATTCGGATTGTATATCAGCACCGATGGGGGGGACCATTGGACCAAGTGGCATGAAGGCATCCCAACCGTTCCGGTGCGTGACATTCGCGTGCATCCCCGAGAGCATGACCTGATTGTAGGAACGCACGGGCGCAGCGCCTACGTGATTGATGACATTCGGGCCCTGCGGCTATTGGCGCGGGAAGGTAACCAGGTACTGGAAGATTCGCTGCGCATCCTGACCGTTCGGGATGGCATCGCAGTTACCCTGAAATATGCAGACGGGTCGCGCTTCCCGGCTCATGGAATTTTCCGCGGGGAAAACCGTCCGCTGGGCGCGTTGATCACCTATCAGGTGCTTCCGAAAGGCGATCCAGACAGCGTGCGGGTTACGGTAGAAATTGTTGATGCCGAGGGCACGGTGATCCGGAAGCTTCAGGGACCGGCAAAGCCCGGCATCAACCGGGTCGTGTGGGATCTGCGTCGGAAAGGTCCGGAGTTCCCTTCCCTGGAGGCCCCCCGTCGTCGGCCAGACAGGGAGCGGCCCGGGGTTACGGTGCTGCCGGGCACTTATAAGGTGCGGCTGAAGCTGGAAGGTCGGGCTGACTCCGCAGAAGTGCAGGTGTTGCCAGATCCGCGACTGCCGGTCACGGAAGCAGAGCGCCGGGCAAAGTTTGCTGCGCTGATGCGCGTAGAGCGCAACATTGAGACAGCGGCCGAAGCCATGAAACGGCTACGCAAGACCCGGCAGGCGTTGCAACACCTACTGGAAAAGATTCGGGAACGGAAGGACACGCTGGCCCGGGAAGTCCGGCAAGAGGCGCGTCGACTTCAGCAGCGGCTGGACTCGTTGCGCTATCAGATCGTGCAAAAAGAGGTGCAGGGATTGTTGCGGGATCCCCGGGTGCTTGCGGCACAACTGGGATATGTGTACCGCTCGTTGCAGTCGTCCTGGGATGCCCCCACTCCGGCGCAGTTGAAATATCTGGAGATTGCCGAAAAGCGGATGCAGGAAATTCTGGATCAGATTAACCGCTTCTATGCAGAGGAGCTGCCGCCTTTCCGGGCGAAGGTTGAAGCGTTAGCGCTGGAATGGATTCCGGCATTTGAAAAGCCCCTGGCCATGCCGGCGCGTCAGTAA
- the purM gene encoding phosphoribosylformylglycinamidine cyclo-ligase: protein MTTYREAGVDIEAGEELVRRIKPLVRATFTPGVLTDIGAFGAFFEPNFSAYRRPVLVSSVDGVGTKLKVAFLMNRHDTVGQDLVNHCVNDIAVCGARPLFFLDYLATGRLKPEVAEQIIQGFARACRANGCALIGGETAEMPDFYAPEEYDLAGMIVGIVDREAILDGRRVQAGDLLIGLPSTGLHTNGYSLARKVLLERFSVHDRPSELGGQSVGEALLAVHRSYLRPIRALIEADCVHALVHVTGGGIPGNTRRVVPEGLRFEVDYEAWERPAIFRLIQELGEVPEDDMRRTFNLGIGLIAIVPADRKAEAIQALEALGEQPVEIGRIVQA from the coding sequence ATGACGACGTATCGGGAGGCCGGGGTAGATATTGAGGCGGGTGAGGAGTTGGTGCGCCGCATCAAACCGCTGGTGCGTGCGACGTTTACGCCCGGGGTGCTGACCGACATAGGTGCTTTTGGGGCTTTCTTTGAGCCAAATTTTTCAGCCTATCGACGGCCGGTGCTGGTTTCCTCAGTAGACGGTGTGGGAACGAAGCTGAAGGTAGCCTTTCTAATGAATCGGCATGATACGGTAGGGCAGGACCTGGTCAATCACTGCGTGAACGACATTGCAGTCTGTGGGGCGCGCCCTCTGTTTTTCCTGGACTATCTCGCCACAGGGCGACTGAAGCCAGAAGTGGCTGAGCAGATTATTCAAGGATTTGCCAGGGCCTGCCGAGCGAATGGCTGTGCGCTGATTGGGGGCGAAACGGCAGAGATGCCCGACTTTTACGCACCCGAGGAGTATGACTTGGCCGGAATGATTGTGGGCATTGTGGACCGTGAGGCGATTCTGGACGGCCGTCGGGTGCAGGCAGGCGATCTGCTGATTGGGCTACCTTCGACGGGCTTGCACACAAACGGCTACTCGCTGGCCCGCAAAGTATTACTGGAGCGGTTCTCGGTGCATGACCGGCCGTCTGAACTGGGGGGGCAGTCCGTAGGTGAGGCCCTGCTGGCTGTGCATCGGTCGTACCTGCGCCCTATTCGGGCGTTGATTGAAGCCGATTGTGTGCATGCGCTGGTGCATGTAACGGGTGGGGGCATTCCGGGTAATACCCGGCGGGTAGTGCCTGAAGGGCTGCGTTTTGAGGTTGACTACGAGGCGTGGGAGCGGCCTGCCATTTTTCGGCTGATTCAAGAGCTGGGTGAGGTGCCGGAGGACGACATGCGGCGCACGTTCAATTTAGGAATCGGCCTGATTGCTATTGTGCCAGCCGACCGTAAGGCAGAGGCAATCCAAGCGCTTGAGGCGCTCGGTGAGCAACCGGTAGAGATCGGGCGGATTGTACAGGCCTGA
- the plsY gene encoding glycerol-3-phosphate 1-O-acyltransferase PlsY produces MLSLVVILILSYLVGSIPGSVWVGQLMYGIDVRRYGSGNAGATNVFRVLGWKAGILATVVDLGKGLLAAGVIATLRIDDLPSGFAYWHIETVVRLMAGIAAVLGHMFPVWAGFRGGKGVNTSAGVLLALTPVTTLITAAVFVVVLLISRYVSLASIVAAIAFPSTVAIRKYVFGIESLDASLLVFGVVLAVIVIWAHRSNIRRLLSGTENRVRTFRPARGMLGRGELKPRY; encoded by the coding sequence ATGTTGTCGCTGGTCGTTATTCTGATCTTGAGCTATCTGGTAGGCTCCATCCCGGGAAGTGTATGGGTGGGGCAATTAATGTATGGTATTGACGTGCGTCGATATGGCAGTGGCAATGCCGGCGCTACGAATGTTTTTCGCGTGCTGGGTTGGAAAGCAGGGATTCTGGCCACTGTGGTGGATCTGGGGAAAGGCTTGCTGGCTGCCGGTGTGATTGCCACGCTGCGGATTGACGATCTACCTTCTGGTTTTGCATACTGGCATATCGAAACGGTGGTGCGGTTGATGGCCGGCATTGCGGCCGTGCTGGGCCACATGTTTCCTGTCTGGGCTGGCTTTCGAGGAGGAAAGGGGGTTAATACATCGGCGGGTGTGTTGCTGGCCCTGACGCCGGTTACAACGCTCATTACGGCGGCTGTATTTGTGGTAGTGCTTTTGATTTCACGGTATGTCTCGCTGGCGTCCATTGTGGCCGCGATAGCTTTTCCTTCGACGGTAGCGATTCGTAAGTACGTGTTTGGCATCGAATCACTGGATGCCAGCCTGTTGGTGTTTGGTGTTGTATTGGCCGTTATTGTGATCTGGGCGCACCGCTCTAATATCCGGCGGTTGCTCAGCGGGACGGAGAATCGCGTGCGCACATTCCGGCCGGCCCGCGGGATGCTAGGACGCGGTGAACTGAAGCCGAGATACTAA
- a CDS encoding NAD(P)H-dependent glycerol-3-phosphate dehydrogenase, producing the protein MKAHASQAHQPAGRKVTVFGAGSWGTALALLLASNGHAVTLWARRAQVAEHIRRTRHNPTYLPEVELPASIQVTAELREAAVAREVWIVATPAQAVRALAEQLRPWAHPALIIVSVAKGLEIATLKTTTQVLAEVLPIVPRERIGVLYGPSHAEEVAAGMPTTVVASAPSCAVAEEIQELFMAPTFRVYVNPDLIGVEIAGSVKNVLALAAGMSDGVGFGDNAKAALITRGLAEIQRLGVRLGADPSTFAGLAGIGDLVVTCMSRHSRNRYVGEQIGRGRTLEEVQQEMQMVAEGVPTTAAVYRLARELGVEMPITEAVYQILFEGKKPREAVRELMAREAKYEDWLPRSTDTAPPNGVAASETTSSR; encoded by the coding sequence ATGAAGGCGCACGCCAGCCAGGCCCACCAGCCGGCCGGGCGCAAAGTGACGGTTTTCGGAGCGGGGAGCTGGGGGACGGCACTGGCTCTGCTGCTGGCGTCAAATGGGCATGCGGTAACGCTCTGGGCCCGGCGTGCTCAGGTGGCCGAGCACATCCGTCGCACGCGGCACAATCCGACCTATCTGCCCGAAGTTGAACTGCCTGCTTCTATTCAGGTAACGGCTGAGCTCCGAGAAGCGGCGGTGGCGCGTGAAGTCTGGATTGTCGCCACACCTGCGCAGGCAGTGCGCGCGCTGGCTGAGCAGCTTCGGCCCTGGGCGCATCCGGCACTGATTATCGTATCGGTGGCTAAGGGATTGGAGATTGCCACGCTGAAAACGACAACGCAGGTGCTGGCTGAGGTACTGCCCATAGTGCCTCGGGAACGAATCGGGGTGCTCTACGGTCCCAGCCATGCAGAAGAAGTGGCGGCCGGTATGCCGACTACGGTGGTGGCATCGGCGCCCTCCTGTGCGGTAGCAGAAGAGATTCAGGAGCTGTTTATGGCGCCTACCTTTCGGGTGTATGTCAACCCGGACCTGATCGGGGTCGAGATCGCCGGATCGGTTAAAAACGTGCTGGCACTGGCCGCCGGGATGAGTGATGGGGTAGGATTTGGCGACAACGCGAAGGCCGCGCTGATTACCCGTGGATTGGCCGAGATCCAGCGGCTGGGCGTGCGTCTGGGAGCCGACCCGTCTACCTTTGCCGGTCTGGCCGGCATTGGCGATCTGGTGGTCACCTGCATGAGCCGTCACAGCCGTAACCGCTACGTGGGGGAGCAGATTGGCCGGGGACGCACGCTTGAGGAGGTGCAGCAAGAAATGCAGATGGTGGCAGAGGGCGTGCCAACGACTGCCGCGGTTTACCGGCTGGCGCGTGAGCTGGGCGTTGAGATGCCGATCACGGAAGCCGTTTATCAGATCCTGTTTGAGGGGAAAAAGCCGCGAGAAGCTGTTCGGGAACTGATGGCGCGCGAAGCCAAGTACGAAGACTGGCTGCCCCGCTCCACGGATACAGCCCCCCCCAATGGAGTGGCTGCCTCGGAAACGACTTCTTCTCGATAG
- a CDS encoding AlbA family DNA-binding domain-containing protein: MTLQELNQLVALGEGLTLEFKRRVPRPERIAKEVIAFANTRGGRLLLGVDDSGTIVGVRDPDEEVFALRQALRRCATPPIPFTMERIPVEHRREVIVVTIEESARKPHFLRNGRYRQAYIRVEDRSIEASPEVLALMRAERHPRNVVFTFGEKELLLMRYLEHYGRITVQQFAQLANLSRRQASRTLVLLTEANVLRLHPDEPHDYFTLAYSPSSSTA, from the coding sequence ATGACGCTTCAGGAATTGAACCAGCTAGTAGCCCTGGGCGAAGGGCTTACGCTGGAGTTCAAACGGCGCGTTCCGCGCCCCGAACGTATCGCTAAGGAAGTCATTGCCTTTGCTAATACGCGGGGCGGGCGCCTTTTGCTGGGCGTGGACGACAGCGGCACTATTGTGGGAGTGCGTGACCCTGATGAAGAAGTCTTTGCGTTGCGTCAGGCGTTGCGTCGGTGTGCCACACCGCCTATTCCTTTCACGATGGAACGCATTCCGGTGGAGCATCGACGAGAGGTGATTGTCGTGACGATTGAAGAGAGTGCACGTAAGCCGCATTTTTTGCGGAATGGTCGCTATCGGCAAGCTTATATCCGCGTAGAGGACCGGAGCATCGAAGCCAGTCCAGAAGTGCTGGCCCTGATGCGAGCAGAGCGACATCCGCGCAACGTTGTCTTCACTTTTGGCGAAAAAGAGCTGCTACTGATGCGATACCTGGAGCACTACGGCCGCATCACTGTGCAGCAGTTCGCCCAGTTGGCCAATCTGTCGCGTCGGCAGGCGTCGCGGACTCTGGTACTTCTGACAGAAGCCAACGTGCTGCGGCTGCACCCTGACGAGCCGCATGATTATTTCACGTTGGCCTACAGCCCTTCGTCTTCGACTGCTTGA
- a CDS encoding DNA gyrase/topoisomerase IV subunit A, with protein MPVVDVIPLHETTRERYLNFALSVITSRALPDIRDGLKPVQRRILYAMFQHLRLYPDARYRKSATIVGEVMGKYHPHGDAAIYEAMVRMAQDFSLRYPLVDGHGNFGSLDGDAAAAMRYTEARLRPLAMQLLEELRRQTVPLRPNFDGTLFEPVVLPARFPNLIVNGASGIAVGMATNIPPHNLGEVIDALIYLIDVPNAPLETILERFIQGPDFPTGGRVLNTREELLEIYRTGEGPIELRGEYKLEGKTRLVITSIPYGVAKADLVEKIAEHIAAGKVPQLADVRDESTDEVRIVLELRRGADPEAAMAYLFRHTPLQTRFHVNLTCLVPTAHPEVAAPRKVDLMTLLRAFLEFRMEVVVRRLRYDLEQLERRIHILRGFEKIFGALDEALRIIRSSRNKADAAQRLMHRFQLDETQADAILETKLYKLSRMEIEAIRRELEEKEQQAAELRTLLADEAARWRLIREELKAIKKQFADARRTVIAGPDEGFAYNQEAYIVDEDVYVIVTRDGWVKRQRSYTDVQSIRVREGDAVGWVLPGSTRATVGFFTNFGRCYTTRIDALPSTTGYGNPVQKLFDFSDRERVVGVVVFDERALPRPVPEPPAEPALFENGAEAPPCVHVVAVTRKGQTLRIPIEGFREPSTRNGRLFMRLASGDEVLGVEVAAGDENVCLASRNGYVLIFPVRQIPPVKSAAKGVIAMRLGKGDEVLGFTLASAARQGLEVETSRGRREIVRTTKFEVSRRGNRGRQIIRRGHLVRVVPAPVEIRFEPRRNGQG; from the coding sequence ATGCCAGTTGTAGATGTCATTCCCCTGCACGAGACAACGCGCGAACGTTATCTGAATTTTGCGTTGTCCGTTATTACAAGCCGTGCCCTGCCAGACATTCGGGACGGCCTCAAGCCCGTCCAGCGACGCATCCTCTACGCTATGTTCCAGCATCTGCGCCTATATCCGGACGCGCGATACCGCAAAAGCGCGACCATCGTCGGCGAAGTGATGGGGAAATATCACCCGCACGGCGATGCAGCCATCTATGAGGCGATGGTGCGCATGGCGCAGGACTTCTCGCTGCGGTATCCGCTGGTGGACGGGCACGGCAATTTTGGTTCGCTTGATGGCGATGCAGCGGCCGCCATGCGCTACACCGAAGCCCGACTGCGGCCGCTGGCCATGCAACTCCTGGAAGAACTCCGGCGCCAGACCGTCCCTCTGCGTCCTAACTTCGACGGGACGCTTTTCGAACCGGTGGTCCTGCCGGCCCGCTTTCCGAACCTGATCGTCAACGGCGCCAGCGGGATTGCCGTCGGCATGGCGACCAATATTCCACCCCATAATCTCGGGGAAGTGATTGACGCGCTCATCTATCTGATTGACGTGCCCAATGCGCCGCTGGAGACTATTCTGGAGCGGTTCATTCAGGGACCCGACTTCCCAACCGGGGGGCGGGTACTAAACACACGGGAGGAGCTGTTGGAAATTTACCGCACAGGCGAGGGACCTATTGAGCTGCGGGGGGAATACAAATTAGAGGGGAAGACGCGGCTCGTTATTACGTCCATTCCGTACGGCGTCGCTAAAGCCGATCTGGTTGAAAAAATCGCCGAGCATATTGCGGCAGGTAAAGTGCCGCAACTGGCCGATGTGCGGGATGAATCGACCGACGAAGTGCGCATTGTGCTGGAATTGCGCCGCGGTGCCGATCCGGAGGCTGCTATGGCCTATCTGTTCCGGCATACGCCGCTCCAGACGCGCTTCCATGTGAACCTGACCTGTCTGGTCCCCACCGCCCATCCAGAAGTAGCAGCGCCCCGTAAGGTTGATCTGATGACCCTGCTGCGTGCATTTCTCGAATTCCGCATGGAAGTGGTGGTGCGGCGATTGCGCTACGATCTGGAGCAGCTTGAACGCCGCATTCACATCCTGCGCGGGTTTGAAAAGATCTTCGGAGCGCTGGACGAGGCGCTGCGGATTATCCGCTCCTCACGCAATAAGGCCGATGCGGCCCAGCGTCTGATGCACCGCTTCCAGCTCGACGAGACGCAGGCCGATGCCATTCTGGAAACAAAGCTGTACAAACTTTCGCGGATGGAAATAGAGGCTATCCGTCGCGAGCTGGAGGAAAAAGAGCAGCAGGCCGCCGAGCTCCGAACGCTCCTGGCCGACGAAGCGGCCCGCTGGCGACTCATTCGCGAAGAGCTAAAAGCGATCAAAAAGCAATTTGCCGATGCGCGCCGCACCGTCATTGCCGGACCCGACGAAGGCTTTGCCTATAACCAGGAAGCCTACATCGTGGACGAGGATGTATACGTCATCGTTACGCGGGACGGCTGGGTCAAGCGCCAGCGCTCCTACACCGACGTGCAGAGCATCCGCGTCCGCGAAGGAGATGCGGTAGGCTGGGTACTGCCCGGGTCGACGCGGGCCACTGTCGGCTTTTTTACCAACTTTGGTCGCTGCTACACCACGCGGATCGACGCACTGCCCAGCACCACAGGCTACGGCAACCCTGTGCAGAAACTGTTTGACTTTTCCGACCGTGAACGGGTCGTCGGCGTGGTCGTGTTTGATGAGCGGGCGCTGCCCCGGCCGGTTCCGGAGCCTCCCGCCGAGCCGGCCCTGTTTGAGAATGGGGCCGAAGCGCCGCCCTGCGTGCATGTGGTGGCCGTGACGCGCAAGGGCCAGACGCTGCGCATCCCCATTGAAGGGTTCCGTGAACCCTCTACCCGAAACGGGCGGCTTTTTATGCGACTGGCCAGCGGGGATGAGGTGCTGGGCGTGGAGGTTGCCGCGGGCGACGAAAACGTCTGCCTGGCTTCCCGCAACGGGTATGTGCTCATTTTCCCGGTGCGGCAGATTCCGCCGGTCAAGTCCGCGGCCAAGGGGGTGATTGCCATGCGGCTGGGCAAAGGAGATGAGGTGCTGGGCTTTACGTTAGCTTCAGCCGCCCGCCAGGGACTGGAAGTGGAAACCAGCCGGGGCCGACGCGAGATCGTGCGCACTACCAAGTTTGAGGTGTCGCGCCGCGGCAATCGCGGCCGTCAGATCATCCGGCGGGGACATCTGGTGCGGGTCGTCCCGGCGCCCGTCGAAATTCGCTTCGAGCCCAGACGTAACGGACAGGGATAA
- a CDS encoding DNA gyrase/topoisomerase IV subunit B, with amino-acid sequence MAEVTTTYTGKDIQVLEGLEPVRKRPGMYIGGTGKPGLHHLLWEIVDNAVDEAVNGFASLIEVTLHADGCSVTVTDNGRGIPVDPHPVKKIPTLELILTTLHAGGKFDRKNYITSGGLHGVGASVVNALSEELVATVRRDGRTYQQRFARGRPKTKLKVIARNTRGTGTSIYFRPDPEIFETTKFDPAWIREHLEIKTYLNRNLKIVFKDETCGERYEFQHEGGIVEYLARLVQEQGARVVHPEPFVLIQEALRDGARLEVALQWTEAPRELIKSFVNGIPTTEGGTHEQGFKEAVRSAVRAYMETHDLLPRNLEVTADDIREGLVAVVNLFMVEPQFQGQTKEKLNNPEARSLVMGAVRLDLEQFLNAHPTMAEAIVARIIQAAKARLASRAAARSVRRQTSVSHRLNLPGKLADCTSTNPEVCELFIVEGDSAGGSAKQARDRRFQAVLPLRGKVLNAEQASLRKVEANKELANIVQALGCGLGDKLDLSRLRYHKVILLMDADSDGHHITTLLLTFFYRYMRPLIENGHVYIAQPPLYRIDAGKETYWALDDADRDRILQALRKQRKNLQVEIQRFKGLGEMMPETLRETTLDPQKRRLLRVEIPEEARLLTEQTITELMGRDVSARFRFIMENAAQVDAEALDV; translated from the coding sequence ATGGCAGAGGTGACCACAACCTATACCGGCAAGGATATTCAGGTCCTGGAGGGGTTGGAGCCCGTGCGTAAACGACCGGGCATGTATATCGGGGGCACGGGTAAGCCCGGGCTCCATCATCTGCTCTGGGAGATTGTGGATAATGCCGTGGATGAGGCGGTCAATGGCTTCGCCTCGCTGATTGAGGTGACATTGCATGCCGACGGATGCAGCGTCACCGTAACGGACAATGGCCGGGGAATTCCCGTCGATCCTCATCCGGTCAAAAAAATCCCCACGCTGGAGCTGATTCTGACCACGCTGCACGCCGGGGGAAAATTTGATCGCAAGAATTACATCACCTCGGGGGGATTGCACGGCGTGGGGGCCTCGGTGGTGAACGCGCTCTCGGAGGAACTGGTCGCCACCGTGCGGCGCGATGGCAGGACGTATCAGCAGCGCTTCGCGCGTGGCAGGCCGAAGACGAAGCTAAAAGTGATTGCCCGCAACACGCGAGGCACGGGCACCAGCATCTATTTTCGCCCCGATCCAGAAATTTTCGAGACCACAAAGTTTGATCCCGCCTGGATCCGGGAGCATCTGGAGATCAAGACCTACCTGAACCGGAACCTGAAGATTGTTTTCAAGGATGAGACCTGCGGGGAACGGTACGAATTTCAACACGAGGGCGGGATTGTCGAGTACCTGGCCCGTCTGGTGCAGGAACAGGGCGCCCGGGTGGTGCATCCAGAACCGTTTGTGCTGATTCAGGAAGCCCTGCGCGACGGAGCCCGGCTGGAGGTGGCCCTGCAGTGGACCGAAGCGCCGCGTGAGCTGATCAAGTCGTTTGTCAACGGCATTCCCACGACCGAAGGGGGCACGCATGAGCAGGGCTTTAAGGAAGCGGTGCGGAGCGCTGTGCGCGCCTATATGGAAACGCACGACCTGCTTCCGCGCAATCTGGAGGTCACAGCCGATGACATCCGCGAAGGGCTGGTGGCCGTGGTCAACCTGTTCATGGTAGAGCCTCAGTTTCAGGGGCAGACCAAAGAGAAACTGAACAATCCGGAAGCCCGCTCGCTGGTGATGGGAGCGGTGCGGCTGGATCTAGAGCAGTTTCTGAATGCCCATCCGACCATGGCCGAGGCCATTGTGGCCCGTATTATTCAGGCGGCTAAAGCCCGGCTGGCCAGTCGGGCCGCCGCCCGTTCGGTACGACGCCAGACTTCGGTCAGCCATCGGCTGAATCTGCCTGGCAAGCTGGCCGACTGCACCTCGACGAATCCGGAAGTGTGCGAGCTGTTTATTGTGGAGGGCGACTCGGCCGGCGGCAGCGCCAAGCAAGCCCGCGATCGGCGCTTCCAGGCAGTGCTGCCGCTGCGGGGGAAGGTGCTGAACGCCGAACAGGCCTCGCTGCGCAAAGTCGAGGCAAACAAAGAGCTGGCCAATATCGTGCAGGCGCTGGGGTGTGGCCTTGGCGACAAACTGGATCTGTCGCGCCTGCGCTATCACAAAGTCATCCTGCTGATGGATGCCGACTCGGACGGCCATCACATCACGACGCTGCTGCTGACGTTCTTCTACCGCTACATGCGCCCGCTCATCGAAAACGGGCACGTGTATATTGCTCAGCCTCCGCTATACCGCATCGACGCCGGCAAGGAGACCTACTGGGCCCTGGACGACGCCGACCGCGATCGCATCCTGCAAGCGTTGCGCAAGCAGCGCAAGAACCTTCAGGTAGAAATCCAGCGCTTCAAAGGACTGGGGGAAATGATGCCCGAAACGCTTCGGGAGACCACGCTGGATCCCCAGAAGCGCCGCCTGCTCCGCGTGGAAATTCCGGAAGAGGCCCGGCTGCTGACGGAGCAGACCATCACGGAGCTGATGGGACGGGACGTGTCGGCCCGGTTCCGGTTCATCATGGAAAATGCGGCGCAGGTCGACGCCGAAGCGCTCGACGTGTAG